A region of Actinomycetota bacterium DNA encodes the following proteins:
- a CDS encoding heme exporter protein CcmB produces MRTLGRLVWKEALVESRGLERASTLLFFGAAVLITLQFALPPGAEARPLAAGGFAWATLLLASMLEVRRTFDSERRDATLDGLRAAPVDPVLILSSKLLASLVLLGALAAVVVPVTAVLFGGDLTRVLEAIGVAVLGLVGVLGWGLLLGAMSGQTRSGELVVPVLLFGLLVPQTIACVRLLGHLLGGAHLESTLTGYVILIGFDLVSVGTSIVLFDYALEE; encoded by the coding sequence ATGAGGACCCTCGGCCGCCTGGTCTGGAAGGAGGCCCTCGTGGAGTCGCGAGGGCTGGAGCGGGCGTCCACGCTCCTGTTCTTCGGGGCCGCCGTCCTCATCACGCTGCAGTTCGCGCTGCCGCCGGGAGCGGAAGCGCGCCCGCTGGCGGCGGGCGGGTTCGCATGGGCGACGCTGCTGCTCGCCTCCATGCTCGAGGTGCGTCGCACCTTCGACTCCGAGCGGCGCGACGCCACGCTCGACGGGCTGCGGGCGGCTCCCGTGGACCCGGTGCTCATCCTGTCTTCGAAGCTCCTCGCCTCCCTCGTCCTGCTCGGGGCGCTGGCGGCGGTCGTGGTCCCGGTCACGGCGGTCCTGTTCGGCGGCGACCTCACCCGCGTCCTCGAGGCGATCGGGGTAGCCGTCCTCGGGCTGGTGGGGGTCCTCGGGTGGGGGTTGCTGCTGGGAGCGATGTCCGGGCAGACCCGCTCGGGGGAGCTCGTCGTCCCGGTCCTGCTGTTCGGGCTCCTCGTGCCCCAGACGATCGCCTGCGTCCGTCTCCTGGGGCACCTCCTCGGGGGGGCACACCTCGAGAGCACGCTGACCGGCTACGTGATCCTCATCGGGTTCGACCTCGTCTCCGTGGGCACCTCGATCGTGCTGTTCGACTACGCTCTGGAGGAATGA
- a CDS encoding CcmD family protein, with protein MSEALGWLAAAFGVVWAALALYLWRLAREQRRIADRISRIEGRADDHR; from the coding sequence ATGTCTGAGGCGCTGGGATGGCTGGCCGCCGCGTTCGGCGTCGTCTGGGCGGCCCTCGCCCTCTACCTGTGGCGCCTCGCGCGGGAGCAGCGCCGTATCGCCGACCGTATCTCGCGGATCGAGGGCCGAGCGGACGACCACCGCTGA
- the ccsA gene encoding cytochrome c biogenesis protein CcsA gives MTDRLPSALPLAALVAVSAALGLIFLWAPTEAVQGDVQRILYVHVPAAWLAYLAFAVVAVASVLVVASGPERWDRVAASAAEVGVLFTTIVLVTGSIWARPTWGVWWVWDARLTTTLVLWAVYVGYLLFRSLTPPGARRARVAAVIGIIGAIDIPIVHFAVTWWNTAHPEPTVISRAGPQLTSEMLTTLLVSLAAFALVFACLLALRVAQMSARERLDVLEAHV, from the coding sequence ATGACCGACCGGCTCCCCTCCGCGCTCCCGCTGGCCGCGCTCGTCGCCGTATCGGCCGCCCTCGGGCTCATCTTCCTGTGGGCACCGACCGAAGCCGTGCAGGGAGACGTCCAGCGCATCCTCTACGTCCACGTGCCGGCCGCGTGGCTCGCGTACCTCGCCTTCGCGGTGGTGGCGGTGGCCAGCGTGCTCGTGGTGGCCAGCGGCCCCGAGCGCTGGGACAGGGTCGCCGCCTCCGCCGCCGAGGTCGGCGTGCTGTTCACGACGATCGTCCTGGTGACGGGCTCCATCTGGGCCCGCCCGACCTGGGGGGTCTGGTGGGTCTGGGACGCACGCCTGACGACGACCCTCGTCCTGTGGGCGGTCTACGTCGGGTACCTGCTCTTCCGCTCGCTGACCCCGCCCGGAGCCCGGCGCGCGCGGGTCGCCGCGGTCATCGGGATCATCGGAGCCATCGACATCCCGATCGTGCACTTCGCCGTGACCTGGTGGAACACCGCCCACCCGGAGCCGACCGTGATATCGCGGGCCGGCCCCCAGCTCACGTCCGAGATGCTGACCACCCTGCTGGTCTCCCTCGCCGCGTTCGCGCTCGTGTTCGCCTGCCTGCTCGCCTTACGGGTGGCGCAGATGTCGGCGCGGGAGCGTCTGGACGTCCTCGAGGCCCATGTCTGA
- the ccmA gene encoding heme ABC exporter ATP-binding protein CcmA has protein sequence MTAVSLRQVVRRYDRTRVLDGVDLEVPPGQRVAVLGHNGAGKTTLLRLVAGLLRPDSGAVRVAGADPTLPAARRRIGVLGHAPALYSNLTAAENVRFWSGLHGVGPGEGLGMLAGLGIDPSDDRRVSAFSQGMRKRVGLACALAHRPSVLVLDEPYAGLDAEGVEAMTRLLLGSPGAVLMATHEPERASSVCDRVVELAAGLVREA, from the coding sequence GTGACCGCCGTCTCGCTGCGGCAGGTCGTCCGCCGGTACGACCGGACCCGGGTGCTCGACGGGGTGGACCTCGAGGTCCCGCCCGGACAGCGCGTGGCCGTGCTCGGACATAACGGCGCGGGCAAGACCACGCTGCTGCGGCTGGTCGCCGGGCTCCTCCGGCCCGATTCGGGCGCGGTCCGGGTCGCCGGGGCCGACCCGACCCTCCCGGCCGCTCGACGGAGGATCGGGGTCCTCGGGCACGCGCCCGCCCTCTACTCCAACCTCACCGCGGCCGAGAACGTCCGCTTCTGGTCCGGGCTGCATGGCGTCGGACCCGGCGAGGGGCTCGGGATGCTCGCCGGCCTCGGCATCGACCCGTCCGACGACCGGCGCGTGTCCGCCTTCTCGCAGGGGATGCGCAAGCGGGTCGGGCTCGCGTGCGCGCTCGCCCACCGTCCCTCGGTGCTCGTCCTCGACGAGCCCTACGCCGGCCTCGACGCGGAGGGGGTCGAAGCGATGACTCGGCTCCTGCTCGGCTCCCCGGGGGCCGTCCTGATGGCGACCCACGAGCCCGAGCGGGCGTCCTCCGTCTGCGACCGGGTGGTCGAGCTCGCGGCCGGCCTCGTCCGGGAAGCATGA
- a CDS encoding cytochrome c maturation protein CcmE has product MQVADPPALQAPPSGRRLKWALGIGLILAGIGGLGAWAIASPDALSYYRTPSEIAAAAPDPQTRVKVGGRIVDGSLVRDGSNVRFLVTDGAHEVEVHYSGEVPDTLQEATDAIAEGRIGRDGVLVADRVLAKCSSKYVAEDHPATTG; this is encoded by the coding sequence ATGCAGGTTGCAGACCCCCCCGCGCTCCAGGCACCGCCATCCGGACGCCGGCTCAAGTGGGCCCTCGGGATCGGACTGATCCTCGCCGGGATCGGCGGGCTAGGGGCGTGGGCGATCGCCTCCCCCGACGCACTCTCCTACTACCGGACCCCGTCTGAGATCGCGGCGGCCGCGCCCGACCCGCAGACGCGGGTCAAGGTAGGCGGCCGGATCGTAGACGGGAGCCTGGTGCGGGACGGCTCCAACGTTCGCTTCCTCGTCACGGACGGCGCCCACGAGGTCGAGGTCCACTACAGCGGCGAGGTGCCCGACACCCTCCAGGAGGCGACGGACGCGATCGCCGAGGGCCGGATCGGCCGGGACGGGGTGCTCGTGGCGGACCGCGTCCTGGCCAAGTGCTCGTCGAAGTACGTGGCCGAGGACCACCCCGCCACCACCGGCTGA